In Hemicordylus capensis ecotype Gifberg chromosome 12, rHemCap1.1.pri, whole genome shotgun sequence, the genomic stretch CAGACATTCTGCTTGTCCAGTCACAACTAAACtggtaggatttgcattttcacATGCAGAGGCAGCACAattatttagagagagagagtgagcactggaagagattccccttacgggatggaaccgctctgggaagagcatctaggtcccaatttccctccctggcagcatatcccagatagattcctgcctgcaaccttggagaagccgctgccagtctgtgaagacaatactgaacttgatagaccaagggtctgactcagtatatggcagcttcctaggttcctacttTAAAATGTTTTCCTGGCATGCAAAACCTTAAATCAGAGTAAATAAATGAAGCCTTGGCCAACCACATCTGAAAAGTTGCCGATCCTCAGTCAGCTTTGACTGTTATCAGCACTTCCTGGGTTTCGGGCCGTGGTCTTTCCCGTCACTTGTAACCTGACACTTTTTAGTGGGGGGTGCCAGGAATCAGACCTGTAGCCGGGGGCGGGGACTAGGCCGGGCCTGACCCCCACTAaatctttctcttcccctccccaccccttaatttttttacaaacaaataatttttttttaagaactggATATTGCTTGCCCTTGGGACCAGTGGGAGGAAGCAGATAAGTTGACCCCTTTGCTGACTCCCACACTTTTAGGCTGGCTCCAGGCCTGCCAGGAACGGGACTCGGGATATCCgaccactgagctctggctctGCGGTAGGCGAGTGAGGCTGGGTCCGATTTGCTGCAGGTGGCGAGTAATGCCTGTATCGGATGCCTGTatcgggcggtatagaaatatgatagatagatcaACGATGGCCTTGGGCCATCACTGAAAATTACCTGGTGCACCAGCAATCCCTCCTCATGGCATCCTCGCCTTCCGTCTCTACGTCTACAGGAGCAGATGGAGCAGTTCCTGTGCTGGGATCTCCCCATCGAGACCTTTGTCGAGTCGTTCCAACACAGCCGTATGCTCTCCCACCTCCGCCGGACCCAGCTGGAGAAGCTGCAGGAGATCCTGAAGCTGGATCAGGAAAAGACCCCCGATAAGCCCAGCCCAAGCGGCGAGATGCAACCCGAGGCCTCCCCGGCCCTTCCGACTCCGACTCCTCCGACTCGGGCTCAAGCGGCCCCAGCACAGACCGGCACGGCCCCCAAGGTCTTCCAGCTCCGCTTGGCCCCGGCGTTCTTGATCCCTTCGGAGGCTGTGCTCCCCATCCCGGTGGCCACGGCCCCCCAAAAGTGCTGCCTGCCGACCCTGGCCACCTCGCATTCAGCAGGGCCCTTTGTGGGCTCGCCCTTGAGCCTCATTGGACACATCCACTTGCCACCAGCCCACCTGCCTCACACGAAGAAGAAGGAGCCGCCGCACCGGTAGCCAACGCCGCGTGAACCGGACGTTTCGACTGGCGCCTCCGAGACACACGCCAAGATGTGCCCCGAGTCGGCGGTGTGACACCAGCCCACCGAGGACGCCACTCTCCTAGACTCGCCCAGagctggagactggggcgggCTGGGGCGGCAGGCAACACACTGGCCCCCTGGTCTCCCTGGCTGCCAAGTGTCCTATGATTTCGGACCCCCTACCCTGCCCCAAGCGCCACAGCCCGCTCAAACAGCCTGGCTGGCCAAGGCTATAAAACGTTGTAAGTATAGGTGGCGGAAGCTGTGGATcggatttgcacacacacacacaaacccctttCCAACTTAAATAGGGAGGTATACTTAGCTTCATTCctcgacacacacacccccgacccCATCTTTGGGAGGATCATCATGTGCCCATTAAACATTGTAAGGAAGAAAAAAACACTAAAAAACAGGCTGCATTTCTGCTGGATGTAAAAGGCTCTCCGGCAGGGCCCTAACAGCGTGTTTTCGAATACTGTGTTGACCTGAATCTACGACTAGTTGCCCCCACCTACCCCCCCCGCCTCCAGGttccttgatgttagaaatggggggcggggggttgtcTGACATTCAGAGTGCTCTTCCATTCGAGCAAATACAGGTATGGCCTGAATTTAACATCTGGCCAGgggaggggttgttgttgttgttgttgttgtttagggggttgccttaaattcagagtcatcccCTGTTTGGATCAATACAGTCCCTTCCTTAGCACAAGCGACTCCGTTTTGGTAAGGGAGTAGACACGATAGCACATTttaaggtgtgtgggggggaaaggggcgggAGGTCCGGCAGTCAGAGGGGCTATTGGGAGGGAGGccatttttggggggaggggcaggagctgaatTGCTTCCCCCTTCCATTTTATCGGAagtgaagtgggggggggccttCCTGGATTGCGGCCGGGGGTTGCGgtttgggctgggctggggtgagGTTGTGAAGCACAGGGTTGAACGTCTCAGCCCAAAGGTATGTCACGGCTAGAGGGTGGATTTCTATGCCAGCACGGGCGGGCACCGAGGGTCTCGACAGGGTATGCGCCGAGGGCGTTATGGACGCGGCAGCCACAGCGGTGGTCGGTGGAGGGTTCCTGTTTCTGGGGGTTCTGCGAcaaagacagattcatggtgtttgttgctggggaggggggcggatGTTTTCACGCAAATGGCCCTGGAACTTGAATTTGCTAGCAAACATTTGGATCTCAAGAACCGGAGGGGAGAAGAGGGTGGATGCAGAAATCCTCCActtcggtccctggcagcatctccaggtgggcctgggaaagagtcctgcctgaaacctttgcgaagccgctgccggtcagggtggacaatcctgagctagctggaccaagggcttgactcGATAGAAGGTAGCGTTCTATGTTTCTATTAGTGTTTTGAATGCGTTTAGAACATGTTTCATATAAATGTCCTCCCAtcctgcactgctcccagcaatTAACAGAGGCTTCCGAGTCAGAGggtacaatccagccaaagttagtCTCATCAGCTGTGATGGAAGAATGCACTCGGTTGCCGGCAGCTAACATTTGCTAGACTGGGCCCAGAGAGTTTCAGACAGTAATTCTGTGCATCGGAATACGCTAGTGTGTGCCCTGAGATATAAATCAATGACAAAAATATTGAGAGCACTCACCCACTGAAGAGGTTGCCTGGTTTGTCTCTGGATGACTCCCTGCTTGGACTTTTCCTCTTTCCAGTCGGCCTCAGATGGGGTGAGTAATTCAGCCGTGCCTCTGTAGGAGGTGTGATTGGGTTGTTCGGTCACTTCTGATGTAGAATCATCGGTTACCTCTGATACAGAAACAGAATTGAGTTAGCAGGCACGCTCAGGACAGTGTGAGTCATGCAGGAAAGCAGAAGGTGGGTGTCCCCTGCCAGTGTGGGAAATTCTTTCTCTTACATTGTGAAGATAAACTTTTTGTGGTGTGTAAGAGATATGCAAGTCcccaattttattattattattatttttaaagggtgtCTCCACTATCGGACATTGGGGTGAAATGCTTTGGTGCCCGGATACGGATACGGATGTGATGATCTCAGATCAGAGCTTTGATGCTATTTTGCTCAAAGTGTCTTGAAATAcatacacttttaaaaatctaagCTCCAAATCTTGAAACGCTGTATCCACATgtgtctcgtgtgtgtgtgtgtgtgtgtgtgtgtgtgtgtgtgtgtgtgtgagcaacgTTTCATTTCACCTATAGCTGGGTTGCACTGGGGCGATTTCAAGGGTGACGGAATCAGGCATGCTGACAGTTATTTTGATGACTGCAGCCATACGCAGATTATCAAGTTGCTATTATATGTagccactggcaagagaacattttTTAATCAAAAGGCATGTTTTTACAAAAGCCTTAAATATTATAGAGAGTGTCTTAAATGTGCAAAGGACATCAGTAACGGAATTGGAAGTGATGTCCCAAAATGCTGATTCCGTTATTTGTTCTGTTTTGcgcatttcctatctgtaacgTTTAAGGGTTTTGCAAAAATATAGTAGGaggtgttctcttgccagtggataCATAGAATATCAGCTTGAAAATTTGTTTATGGCTGCAGGCATTGAGCAAAGTCGCAACATGGCTGATTCAGTTACCCTTAGAATTGCCCATTTGTCagacaacattattattattattattattattattattattattattattacatttatatcccgctcttcctccaaggagcccagagtggtgtactacatacttgagtttctctttcacaacaaccctgtgaagtaggttaggctgagagaaaagtgactggcccagagtcacccagctagtttcacggctgaatggggatttgaactcaggtctccccggtcctagtactGGGtaagagggagagcaggatggcaggggcggggtggggtgcaCTATACTGCAGCGCTTCCCTTTCAGTACAAGGTTGCAAGATAGTTTTTCGGTTACGTCTCCCCTCCCTTAAtaattgcagtcatctttttttcctgCAAGGCCCAATTTGGAAGGGGCCCGGAGTGTCTTAGCAGACAATGTTGCACAcaagccagcagtgtgatgcagctgctaaaaagtcTAATGCAATCCTAGGCTGCACAAACAGAAACCAAGTGTTCAGCTCCCAAGGAGGAATCATCCCACTCTATTCAGCACTGGTCAGGCCTCACTAGGAATACTGCGTCCAATCTTAGGCCCCACATTTTAAAGAGGATGTTGATTGCCTGGGATCTTTTCCGAGGAGGGGCAACAAAAATGATGAGGGGACTGGAAACCTGTGAGGAGGCATGAGAGAACCATCTTTGAGGTGGAGTGGTTCTCTGTTGCACCTGAGGCAGGACTAAAACCAATgcattgaaattacaaggaggtAGATTTAGGCTGGACATTGGCAAGAATTCCCTAACAGGATCATGCAACCGAGGGCTCTCCTTTGCAGTTGGTTTCCAAGGGGAGGTTAGGCAGTCATCTGTCTGGAATTCTGcagcaatttcctgcactgagcaggggagtTGGACAagaagacataagaacataggaagctgccatatactgagtcagagccttggtccctctagctcagtattgccttcacagattgacagcagctactccaaggttgcaggcaggaatctctctcagccctgtcttggagatgctgccagggagggaacttggaatctagatgctttTCCTAGAGCGGCtgcattccctaaggggaatatcttacagtgctcatatgtggtctcccattcatctgcaaccagggcggaccctgcttagctaaggggacaagacatgcttgctaccaccagaccagctctcctctcctctaagcCCCCTTCAAGACCTCCAAGTCCCTCCCAGCTCTATGATTCTATGCAATCTCCAGGTACTGGAGTTAATACAGGGTATTTGCATGTGCAGAAGTTCTTGGGAGTAATGCaagctttagagcaggcctgctcaacgtcggccctcctgcagatattgaccTTCAACTTCcatcataatccctggctattggtcactgtggtggggggttatgggatttgtagtccaaaaacagctgcagggtcggttgaacagccctgctttagagcaaaTAATTCCCTTCCTGACTAGCCTCCTGcacctctcctccccccgccccccccagcagatgctgtaggtaaaagtaaagtgtgctgtcgaatcagtattgactcgtggcgcccacagagccctgtggttgtcttgtgtaggaatacaggaggggttggccattgcctcctcccgcacagtacgagatgatgccttacagcatcttccaatatggctgctgcccgatataggcattgcccatagtctgggaaacatcccagtggggattcgaaccggcaacctctggcttgctagtcaggtcatttccctgctgcaccattaggtggcggtTAGCGGAACTAAAATGTTGCCCTAATTCACCATTTgatggggttcccccccccaattttgtcTCTAAAACTCTTCACTGTCCAATTTCTGGGGAAAGTAAGGTTTGGAAAagaggccttttaaaaacaaaacggAAGTTTTTGAACCAATATTGAAGGGAACTATGTAAAGTATTCACTTGCCAAAGGTAACCTCTTCCAGCAGGGGTGCGTGAACTTGCACCTCCAgccgttgttgaactacaactcccatcacccccgccacaatgtattgtggttggggatgatgggagttgtagtttgacaacagctggccagccaggtttgcccacccctgtcttACAGGCTAGTTTTCGGAAACCTGTACATCGAAGCAGGATTTATGATTGATCGAAGGACAAAAGAAGAGGTCCTGTTGGATCAGACATCTCGtaggcctttaaagccctgaatggctgggTTCCCTGAGAGCGTGCATTTCTCTACAGCTaccttgagatcatcaggaggggtccatcttctcggttgtggaacatgcttccCGCGGATCTAAAAGGCTTATCATCCTTGgcggccttcaggagagccttaaagacccatctttttagcctggtttataatgatatctagttttagttttaattgggttcaaatgttgttgtttttaaaaattaattgttttcTTAAGTGTTTTTGATGttaatataaaccgccctgaatcactttaggaagggcagtatataaattgaattaaatggCTGTTCAGAGGTACACTTCCTAACTAGCATGGTTAACAACAGCATAAGAAGATCCATCAGTTCCATTATCCTCTTTCCAgctgtggtccaccagatgcttctaagAAGCCCCAAAGCAGAATATAATAAATGCAACTGCCCTCCTGTTGCATGGCCCCAACATCTTGTATTCAGCAGTAGACTGCCTCTAAATTTGGAGGATCTATATTATCCATCAGAAGTCCTTTTACTTATCAAACTCCCTTTCTGTtataaatattggggggggggtgcatgagACCATTGCTTTAGGGAACCAGACATCCAAATGTTTGCCAGAAAATCTGAGTGCGTACAAAAATTTGCTTGAGAATGTCTGCCCAAACTTGTTTCTGCTCCcgaggaaaagaaaaaaggctgTTGCTTAATTATGTGTTGTTTCATTTAAATGCATGCAAATTTCAAGCTCCTAGTCCTCTAGCATTGATGCGGAATTGTCTATTCCCCGCCCCCCCATGACTAAGGTTTTTCTTTTCTATGGTAAGAAAAGGGGGCGGGAATACAATCTGGTTTTGAAACTTGCTAAGTGCCCACATCCAAAATGTTCTTTGTGGATGTTATGGAAGGGGTTCACAGACATCCAgaagcaaccccctccccaataAACCACTCCATTTTCCAGAAGCCTCACACTCGGAATGTAAATTTGCTATTTGGGTTTCTTCCCTGCAAGATTTAAGGAactcatggggggtggggggagaacaggaTAATTTCTGGATAGTCTCCTTACCTCGGGAACTTCAACCGGACTCGCCCTCCATGACGTAACGCACAAGCCAGACCATTCTTTCTTTTATGGGGGTGGGAACCTGCAAAATTTTACCGGGGGGGGGATCTCTCCCAGGTGAACCTGATTCCGGCAGCTTCAAGGTAGACCTCATGCTgtctttgtgaacttttttttccATGTAATGTTTTTGGAAGCATAAGTGTGGAAACAGTAtgtctgtatatatatgtgtgtgtgtgcgcacacacatacacacacatatatatacagacaTACTGTTTCCACACTTATGTTTCCAAAAACATTACATGGggaaaaaaagttcacaaagacAGCATGAGGTCTGCCTTGAAGCTGCTGGAATCAGGTTCACCTGGGTTCAcctttataaaaatataaaaactttggaataaaTTTAAGTAATTCATTTCTGTATGAGGCATTTTCAAAACCCAGTTTTGTTGTCATCCTTCTGTATGCGGGGAAGACACGGTCTAAAGGGGATGCTTCACGTttttccaggaggaggagagtttTGTTTTCCGGCATGCTCCAAATCTCGAAAAGCGTGCCCCGTTTCTCTGACGCCTGCCGactcattaggaacataggaagctgccatatactgagtcaggcccttggtccatctagctcagtattgcctacacaggctagcagcagcttctccaaggttgcaggcaggaatctctctcagccctgtcttggagatgctgccagggacggaacctggaacctagatgctcttcccagagtggccccattatcccctaaggggactatctcacagggctcacacatgtcgtctccaattcaaatgcaaaccagggcagaccctgcttagctaaggggacaagtcctgcttgctaccacaagaccagctctcctctccattcagcTGTGTGTTTCAGAAAGTTCCGTGTACCGGTGTATGACCTCATTCATTCTCGAAGCTTTGCTTCTGCTCTTGTGAAACCTAGTCGTCTTCTCCTCTCTCTGGAGCATGAGGTGTGTtggttgctggccatgcaaatgggtTTGAGCTGAAGGTGCAAATTCCAGTCGTGGCTGTGCCTTGTCACAAAGGCTCTGGAAAGAGAAGAAGCAAATTGTCATACACCGCACCACAGGATTTGGCCTACTGCATGCCTGGAGAAGGTACATTGATAGCCATCTTTTCTCTTTGCTGAActcttgaaaagtgatatataaggaggaggaagaggaagcacaaAGATGGCAGCTCAAAGATGGGGTGGAaatctggtcttgcagtagtgagcacgaattgtccttttgctaagcagggctcaccttggtttgcatttggatgggtggccacaTGTGAAcagtgtctgctgtaagatatcccccttcgtAGATAGGGCCATGGCTCTGtttcagagcatctgcttggcatgcagaaggtcccaggttcaatccctggcagcatctccaggcaggcccgggaaagacctctgtctgcaatcctggagagcggctgccagtcagtgtaggcaggactgagctagatggaccaagggtcttgcTTGGTAGAAGGCTGTGTGTTCCTGCTTCCTCTCTCCCAGCTTTGGTGGGAAATAAACCAGCCTCGGTCCACAGACATACAGTGCTGCGTTTATTTTGGTTGCCATCTGTGCATTTTTCTATTCTGTTGCTACAGTTAATATGTCAAGGGAAATGGTCAAGCAAAGCTACCTTCCCCCAACCACTGCTGggagatatccagagcaaatacaagtcaactgctaacttggcaaagaggcaccttttaacgtggtgattctcttttattattattattattattattattattattattattattattattattattattacttttacatttatatcccgctcttcctccaaggagcccagagcggtgtactacatactttagtttctctttcacaacaaccctgtgaagtaggctaggctgagagagaagtgactggcccagagtcaccccagctagtttcatggctgaagggggattggaacttgggtttccccggtcctagtccggcactctaaccactttggggacagggagccctcttatttatttattatttctctgtgtaaaccgccctgagctatttttagaagggcggtatagaaattgaataaaaataaataaacaaacaaacaaacaaacaaaaataaaaataactggaaagtgcagctgctaatttgcagaGTATGTAAATTATTTGCTAGCCAATTTACGTAATGTGCAAATTAGGGTGCCCtaatttggagagccagaatgaTAGCGTTTATGGAGGGGAAAATTGATATAAATTGGTAACATTTAATAGATCTCTCTtttgtgagagccagtgtggtatagtggttagagggttagagagatccagcagggttgttcttatgttcttataatcagcctgtggaattctctgccacaagatatgatgatagccaacagcctagatggctctaagaggggtttagataaatttatgggACAGGGCAATCAATGTCTACTAGtaggaaggctataggccacctcc encodes the following:
- the VPS37D gene encoding vacuolar protein sorting-associated protein 37D; the protein is MERDRGPRGSAVDLGFGALSTAQLRALMRDETWLERIVKLSRKFQNLQSERERRLASSYALAKQNLALQPRLENGKASLAIKYQELKELRETCRDKQQRLGACMEKWTPENAVSRLQAELDGVEAKVEEQMEQFLCWDLPIETFVESFQHSRMLSHLRRTQLEKLQEILKLDQEKTPDKPSPSGEMQPEASPALPTPTPPTRAQAAPAQTGTAPKVFQLRLAPAFLIPSEAVLPIPVATAPQKCCLPTLATSHSAGPFVGSPLSLIGHIHLPPAHLPHTKKKEPPHR